One Lysobacter enzymogenes DNA segment encodes these proteins:
- a CDS encoding ABCB family ABC transporter ATP-binding protein/permease, whose translation MSDDTPAPSPAAPTASASAFAVLRRLAPTVWHYRGRLVAGLLLVLGTKATLVGLPLVLKELIDALDLKPTPLTVPAALLMAYGALRLASSVLQELRNVVFARVMARSSREVALRVFEHLHALSLRFHLDRRTGAVGRDLERGMGSISELLDTVLYMVVPTLVELALIVAILVAGYDLSFAAITLVTLALYMAFTYRMTEWRLRWYREMNEANTEASAGSVDSLLNYETVKYFNNEAFETERFDRRLRTLEDSAVRSLKAASLMGIGQSALIALGLTALLWRATDGVVEGRMSLGDLVLVNAYLLQLAAPMSYLGVVYREGKQMLANLERMFALLDEPVEVVDRPGAPALRVGGGEVRFENVSFRYGEREILAGIDLVIPSGHTVAVVGSTGAGKSTLARLLYRHYDPDGGRVTVDGQDLREVTADSLRRRIGVVPQDTVLFNESLYYNIAYGRPDASREEVLEAARAARIHDFIQTLPQGYDTGVGERGLKLSGGEKQRIAIARTLLKRPAILIFDEATSALDAQTEGEIQRELRQAAQGRTALVIAHRLSTVVDADQIVVLEAGRIAERGDHAELLAAGGRYAALWAMQQRRPPGLAPAAGDDGAPRARHADEHPALTD comes from the coding sequence ATGAGCGACGACACGCCCGCCCCCTCCCCCGCCGCGCCGACCGCCAGCGCCTCCGCCTTCGCGGTGCTGCGGCGCCTGGCGCCGACCGTATGGCATTACCGCGGCCGGCTCGTCGCCGGCCTGCTGCTGGTGCTGGGCACCAAGGCGACCCTGGTCGGGCTGCCGCTGGTGCTCAAGGAGCTGATCGACGCGCTCGACCTCAAGCCGACCCCGCTGACCGTGCCGGCCGCGCTGCTGATGGCCTACGGCGCGCTGCGGCTGGCCTCCTCGGTGCTGCAGGAGTTGCGCAACGTGGTGTTCGCGCGGGTGATGGCGCGCAGTTCGCGCGAGGTCGCGCTGCGGGTGTTCGAGCACCTGCACGCGCTGAGCCTGCGCTTCCACCTGGACCGCCGCACCGGCGCGGTCGGCCGCGACCTGGAGCGCGGCATGGGTTCGATCTCCGAGCTGCTCGACACCGTGCTGTACATGGTCGTGCCGACCCTGGTCGAACTGGCGCTGATCGTCGCGATCCTGGTCGCCGGCTACGACCTGTCGTTCGCCGCGATCACCCTGGTCACGCTGGCGCTGTACATGGCGTTCACCTACCGCATGACCGAGTGGCGGCTGCGCTGGTACCGGGAGATGAACGAGGCCAACACCGAGGCCAGCGCCGGCTCGGTCGATTCGCTGCTGAACTACGAGACGGTCAAGTACTTCAACAACGAGGCCTTCGAGACCGAGCGCTTCGACCGCCGCCTGCGCACGCTGGAGGACAGCGCGGTACGCAGCCTGAAGGCGGCCTCGCTGATGGGCATCGGCCAGTCGGCGCTGATCGCCCTGGGCCTGACGGCGCTGCTGTGGCGCGCCACCGACGGCGTGGTCGAAGGGCGCATGAGCCTGGGCGACCTGGTCCTGGTCAACGCCTACCTGCTGCAACTGGCCGCGCCGATGAGCTACCTCGGCGTGGTCTACCGCGAAGGCAAGCAGATGCTGGCCAACCTGGAGCGCATGTTCGCCCTGCTCGACGAGCCGGTGGAGGTGGTCGACCGTCCCGGCGCGCCGGCGCTGCGGGTCGGCGGCGGCGAGGTCCGGTTCGAGAACGTGTCGTTCCGCTACGGCGAGCGCGAGATCCTCGCCGGCATCGACCTGGTCATTCCCAGCGGCCATACCGTGGCGGTGGTCGGCAGCACCGGCGCGGGCAAGTCGACCCTGGCGCGGCTGCTGTACCGCCACTACGACCCCGACGGCGGGCGGGTCACCGTCGACGGCCAGGACCTGCGCGAGGTGACCGCCGACTCGCTGCGCCGGCGCATCGGCGTGGTTCCGCAGGACACCGTGTTGTTCAACGAATCGCTGTACTACAACATCGCCTACGGCCGCCCCGACGCCAGCCGCGAGGAAGTGCTGGAGGCCGCGCGCGCCGCGCGCATCCACGACTTCATCCAGACCCTGCCGCAGGGCTACGACACCGGCGTCGGCGAGCGCGGGCTCAAGCTCTCCGGCGGCGAGAAGCAGCGCATCGCCATCGCCCGCACCCTGCTCAAGCGGCCGGCGATCCTGATCTTCGACGAGGCCACCTCGGCGCTGGACGCGCAGACCGAAGGCGAGATCCAGCGCGAGCTGCGCCAGGCCGCGCAGGGCCGCACCGCGCTGGTGATCGCCCATCGCCTGTCGACCGTGGTCGACGCCGACCAGATCGTGGTGCTGGAAGCCGGCCGCATCGCCGAACGC